Proteins found in one Brachyspira murdochii DSM 12563 genomic segment:
- a CDS encoding outer membrane beta-barrel protein, with amino-acid sequence MKHLKKIIFTAVLSAALSTSAFAASGFEFILNVPFGLSIGIPKLPAGTPKNVIKGGVGFDIGVTAQLGYMISITDGLGISILGEIGYAHDTFAFSMDGEAATGMTGAPKMTLSQSFESIQIGLLPKVNIGAFAIGIGGGVKIPMASSINVKYGDTDAGSLKLNMNYIGTMYSTALIGYIKGTFDYSIFFTDKIAMNVGLYLGYDFMPKVATDGSVSGPFLDGGTFDIGLQLGFKFGPKA; translated from the coding sequence ATGAAACACTTAAAAAAAATCATTTTCACAGCTGTATTATCAGCAGCATTAAGTACATCAGCATTCGCAGCAAGCGGATTCGAGTTTATACTCAATGTACCATTTGGATTAAGCATAGGTATTCCTAAATTACCTGCAGGAACACCAAAAAATGTTATTAAAGGAGGAGTTGGCTTTGATATTGGAGTTACTGCTCAATTAGGTTATATGATTAGTATAACTGATGGTTTAGGTATTAGCATATTAGGAGAAATAGGATATGCACATGACACTTTTGCTTTCTCTATGGATGGTGAGGCTGCAACAGGTATGACAGGAGCACCTAAAATGACTTTATCCCAATCTTTTGAAAGCATACAAATAGGATTGCTCCCTAAAGTAAATATTGGAGCATTTGCAATAGGTATAGGCGGAGGAGTAAAAATCCCTATGGCTTCATCTATTAATGTTAAATATGGAGATACTGATGCTGGAAGTCTTAAATTAAATATGAATTATATAGGTACTATGTATTCTACAGCATTAATAGGATATATAAAGGGTACTTTCGATTATTCTATATTCTTTACTGATAAAATAGCTATGAATGTAGGTTTATATTTAGGTTATGATTTCATGCCTAAAGTTGCCACTGACGGAAGTGTAAGTGGTCCTTTTCTTGACGGAGGTACTTTTGACATAGGATTACAGTTAGGATTTAAATTTGGACCTAAAGCATAA
- the rpmE gene encoding 50S ribosomal protein L31, with amino-acid sequence MKKDIHPQYFETDVNCACGANFKIHSVQKTLHVDICHNCHPFFTGKQKILDTAGRVDKFKKRYGLKK; translated from the coding sequence ATGAAAAAAGATATACACCCTCAATACTTTGAAACAGATGTAAACTGTGCCTGCGGAGCGAACTTTAAAATACATTCCGTACAAAAAACTTTACACGTAGATATTTGTCATAACTGCCACCCTTTCTTTACAGGTAAGCAAAAAATTCTTGATACAGCAGGAAGAGTTGATAAATTTAAAAAACGTTATGGCTTAAAAAAATAA
- a CDS encoding DNA-methyltransferase, producing the protein MNQNRSSKNKTIILDGDDAEKFSKRLITLKEKTSLDSILNKTICNDFFESINYLPDNFIDLAIIDPPYNLNKDFGNLNFRKKSDNDYNQYIDSFISLIIPHLKKTASIYVCCDLFSSSAVYDVLSKYFIVRNRITWQREKGRGAQFNWKNALEDIWFATVSNNYYFNIDAVKMKRRVIAPYREEGKPKDWQETEEGKFRLTHPSNFWDDISVPYWSMAENTTHPTQKPEKLIAKLLLASSKEGDIVFDPFVGSGTTVVVANKLNRKYVSIEMDKYYALLTEYRLEKSNTDKNIQGFADGVFWERNTYSYLKSLMTKTKKDNI; encoded by the coding sequence ATGAATCAAAACCGTTCGTCTAAAAATAAAACTATAATTTTAGATGGAGATGATGCAGAAAAGTTTTCCAAACGTTTAATAACTTTAAAAGAAAAAACTAGTCTTGATTCTATTCTTAACAAGACAATTTGTAATGATTTTTTTGAGTCTATAAATTATCTTCCCGATAATTTTATAGACTTAGCTATTATAGATCCCCCTTATAATTTAAATAAAGATTTCGGTAATCTTAATTTTAGAAAAAAATCGGACAATGATTATAATCAGTATATAGATTCTTTTATAAGTTTGATTATACCTCATCTGAAAAAAACGGCTTCTATATATGTATGCTGCGATTTATTTTCAAGCTCTGCTGTGTATGATGTGCTTAGTAAATATTTTATTGTGCGAAATAGAATTACTTGGCAGAGAGAAAAGGGAAGAGGGGCCCAATTTAATTGGAAGAATGCTTTGGAAGATATATGGTTTGCTACAGTGTCAAATAATTATTATTTTAATATAGATGCTGTAAAGATGAAAAGAAGAGTAATAGCTCCATACAGAGAAGAGGGTAAGCCAAAAGACTGGCAGGAAACGGAGGAAGGAAAATTTAGATTAACTCACCCTTCTAATTTTTGGGATGATATAAGTGTGCCTTATTGGTCTATGGCAGAAAATACTACGCACCCTACACAAAAGCCTGAAAAATTAATTGCAAAATTACTTTTGGCAAGTTCAAAAGAGGGTGATATAGTTTTTGATCCTTTTGTAGGAAGCGGTACTACTGTAGTAGTTGCAAATAAATTAAATAGAAAATATGTATCTATAGAAATGGATAAATATTATGCATTACTTACTGAGTATAGATTAGAAAAATCAAATACTGATAAAAATATTCAGGGATTTGCTGATGGGGTTTTTTGGGAAAGAAATACTTATTCATATTTAAAATCATTAATGACAAAAACTAAAAAAGATAACATCTGA
- a CDS encoding B3/B4 domain-containing protein — MKFIIENKVFETLNELSVAVVVAKNIDNTKKIDDISSMLEENILNAEKDFDNIKVKESEYIKCYRDAFQKLNINPNKFMCSIEALLTRISKKKGMPNINAVVDLVNAVSIKYKLPMGAHDLDSMKEDFYIRYSKKGDIFIPFGETESEEVDENELVYVSSNDVRTRRWIWRQSEHGKIVETSSNIIFPIDAFLGVNDDRAISARDELSSLLSKFFNCTIEVGMINAENNYIEF, encoded by the coding sequence ATGAAATTCATAATTGAAAATAAAGTATTTGAAACTTTAAATGAGCTTTCTGTTGCTGTAGTTGTAGCAAAAAATATTGATAATACTAAAAAGATAGATGATATATCCTCTATGCTTGAAGAGAATATTTTGAATGCAGAAAAAGATTTTGATAATATAAAGGTAAAAGAAAGCGAATATATAAAATGTTATAGAGATGCCTTTCAAAAACTTAATATTAATCCAAACAAATTTATGTGTTCTATAGAGGCATTACTTACTAGAATATCAAAAAAGAAAGGAATGCCTAATATAAATGCTGTTGTCGATTTAGTAAATGCTGTATCAATAAAATATAAACTCCCTATGGGGGCACATGATTTGGATTCTATGAAAGAGGATTTTTATATAAGATACTCAAAAAAAGGAGATATTTTTATCCCTTTCGGAGAAACTGAAAGCGAAGAAGTTGATGAAAATGAATTAGTATATGTTTCTTCTAATGATGTAAGAACTAGAAGATGGATATGGAGGCAAAGCGAACATGGAAAAATTGTTGAAACTTCTTCAAATATAATATTTCCTATAGATGCTTTTTTAGGTGTTAATGATGATAGGGCTATTAGTGCTAGAGATGAGCTTAGCTCTCTGCTTTCTAAATTCTTTAACTGCACTATTGAAGTAGGAATGATTAATGCAGAAAATAATTATATAGAGTTTTAA
- the purD gene encoding phosphoribosylamine--glycine ligase, with amino-acid sequence MKILVIGSGAREHAICNNLSKNERVSKIYCALGNAGTHREKKCKNVNISTIDEILNFAKNENIDLTIVGSEEMLVYGIADKFEENGLKIFGPNKHAAILEGSKAYSKNFMKKYGVKTAEYETFTDYNKASEYLNKCSYPIVIKASGLALGKGVLICQDKKEAQNALEDIMIKKIFKEAGDEIVIEEFLEGYEASILSVTDSNVIIPFISAKDHKKIGDNDTGNNTGGMGVIAPNPYYTKEAEELFIKDILEPTLKGIKAEKMSFAGIIFFGIMITKKGVYLLEYNVRMGDPETQAVLQLLDTDYLSIIESAMKKDISSLNIKWKNKHACCVVMASGGYPASYNKGYKIEGIENIKGKCFIAGAKIDENNNIVTDGGRVLNVVNIADTLEEARKLTYEDIEKIDFKDKYYRKDIGLIK; translated from the coding sequence ATGAAAATACTTGTTATAGGTTCAGGTGCCAGAGAGCATGCCATTTGCAATAATTTGAGTAAAAATGAAAGAGTATCAAAAATATATTGTGCTTTAGGAAATGCTGGAACTCATAGAGAAAAAAAATGTAAAAATGTAAACATTTCTACTATAGATGAAATATTAAACTTTGCTAAAAATGAAAATATTGATTTAACTATTGTAGGAAGCGAAGAAATGCTTGTATATGGAATAGCTGATAAGTTTGAAGAAAACGGACTTAAAATATTCGGACCTAATAAACATGCTGCCATACTTGAAGGCTCTAAAGCATATTCAAAAAATTTTATGAAAAAGTATGGAGTTAAAACTGCAGAATATGAAACATTTACTGATTATAATAAAGCAAGTGAATATTTAAATAAATGCAGCTATCCTATAGTTATAAAGGCGAGCGGACTTGCTTTAGGTAAAGGTGTTTTAATATGTCAAGATAAAAAAGAGGCTCAAAATGCTTTAGAAGATATAATGATTAAAAAAATATTTAAAGAAGCAGGCGATGAAATAGTAATAGAAGAGTTTTTAGAGGGTTATGAAGCTTCTATACTTTCAGTAACTGACAGCAATGTTATAATACCTTTTATATCTGCTAAAGATCATAAAAAGATAGGTGATAATGATACTGGAAACAATACCGGAGGAATGGGAGTTATAGCACCGAATCCGTACTATACAAAAGAAGCAGAAGAATTATTTATAAAAGATATATTAGAGCCTACACTTAAAGGAATAAAGGCTGAAAAAATGTCATTTGCCGGAATTATATTTTTTGGGATTATGATAACAAAAAAAGGTGTGTATTTGCTTGAGTACAATGTGAGAATGGGAGATCCTGAAACTCAGGCAGTGCTTCAGCTTTTAGATACTGACTATTTATCTATTATAGAATCTGCTATGAAAAAAGACATATCAAGTTTAAATATCAAATGGAAAAATAAGCATGCATGCTGTGTTGTAATGGCATCAGGCGGATATCCTGCTAGTTATAACAAAGGATACAAAATAGAAGGTATTGAAAATATAAAAGGTAAGTGCTTTATTGCAGGTGCTAAAATAGATGAAAATAATAATATTGTTACTGACGGAGGACGTGTTCTTAATGTAGTTAATATTGCTGACACTTTAGAAGAGGCCAGAAAACTTACTTATGAAGATATTGAAAAAATAGATTTTAAAGATAAATACTACAGAAAAGATATTGGATTAATAAAATAA
- a CDS encoding sialidase family protein, translated as MKKNLIISFVLICAFVFAISCNNKNVTGAGGGNTGGSGGGSTVGSGYVLPAGSLSQEEQNQPMDPNNNYTTLWTAGQGATGYRIPALAVTRNGVIVAAADRRHNGYQDLGKQNVIDVVVRTSKDLGKTWSESKVVVQANNITDSYGDAFLMVDPVAKSTIYMGVVTEPGIQKKDINQTGITKIFRSTDDGATWSLWSTLDANSVIFKGGKAKPSTGFGASGQGVTLRYGQHKGKIMFAFFGWGANSSGSSPLTVSAIVSSDGKTWENLGYLNSSTGGGDGNIDETKAIELSDGRILFNHRRSVSAGGRSWSISSDGGASWQWLGKDPELVDPGNNADIFRYEYNGKRIKTDKYILYIHSDQAPNGTWYQNRINHHVKLSVNELNNGAANTSGKFQYDRQLINDGMNTYSGYPTITVLPDGTIATLTEELPKSQSKGTDHYNIVFRRFNLNWLTSGAESVNYSTDYLFQEAMN; from the coding sequence ATGAAAAAAAATTTAATTATCTCTTTTGTATTGATATGTGCATTTGTATTTGCAATATCTTGTAATAATAAAAACGTTACAGGAGCAGGCGGAGGTAATACTGGAGGTTCAGGCGGAGGCAGTACTGTTGGAAGCGGTTATGTACTCCCTGCTGGTTCTTTAAGTCAGGAAGAACAAAATCAACCTATGGATCCGAATAATAACTATACTACATTGTGGACAGCTGGTCAAGGAGCAACTGGATATAGAATACCTGCTTTGGCAGTAACAAGAAATGGAGTGATAGTTGCAGCAGCAGATAGAAGACATAATGGTTATCAAGATTTAGGTAAACAAAATGTTATAGATGTTGTTGTAAGAACAAGTAAGGATTTGGGTAAAACTTGGTCAGAAAGCAAAGTTGTAGTACAAGCAAATAATATAACAGATTCTTATGGCGATGCTTTTTTAATGGTTGATCCTGTAGCTAAAAGCACTATATATATGGGAGTTGTAACAGAACCAGGTATACAGAAAAAAGATATAAATCAAACAGGAATCACTAAAATATTTAGAAGTACTGATGATGGTGCTACTTGGTCTTTATGGTCTACCTTAGATGCAAATAGTGTAATATTTAAAGGGGGAAAAGCTAAACCTTCTACAGGATTTGGGGCTTCTGGTCAGGGTGTAACATTAAGATATGGGCAACATAAAGGAAAAATAATGTTTGCATTCTTCGGTTGGGGAGCAAATAGTAGTGGTTCTTCACCTTTAACAGTTTCAGCAATAGTCAGTTCAGACGGTAAAACTTGGGAAAATCTAGGCTATTTAAATTCAAGTACAGGTGGGGGTGATGGTAATATTGATGAAACTAAAGCAATAGAGCTTTCTGATGGAAGAATACTTTTCAATCATAGAAGATCTGTTAGTGCTGGTGGAAGATCTTGGTCTATATCTTCGGATGGTGGTGCAAGTTGGCAATGGTTAGGTAAAGATCCAGAATTAGTAGATCCAGGTAATAATGCAGATATATTCAGATACGAATATAATGGCAAACGTATAAAAACTGACAAATACATATTGTATATACACTCAGATCAAGCCCCTAATGGTACATGGTATCAAAATAGAATAAATCACCATGTTAAACTTTCTGTAAATGAGCTTAATAATGGTGCTGCTAATACATCTGGAAAATTCCAATATGACAGACAACTAATAAATGATGGTATGAACACATATTCAGGATATCCTACTATAACTGTATTGCCTGATGGTACTATAGCTACTTTAACTGAAGAACTTCCAAAATCTCAGAGTAAAGGTACAGATCATTATAATATAGTATTTAGAAGATTTAACTTAAATTGGTTAACTTCAGGTGCTGAATCTGTTAACTATAGTACTGACTATTTATTTCAAGAAGCTATGAATTAA
- a CDS encoding serpulina hyodysenteriae variable surface protein — MRKYILNTILCTCLVFSSVYGYFGADMNFIDFLVHSNQLSVRTDRFGILAGTSNVRVAVGITGANSLSDLIIHNIGDIGGTNGVISLVPSVLAGIGYDAGFWGIGAGYEFTYKSDSYMVHTPVITATVLDDALRINVPVSIGVGSKSKTTVADLTGAYVVSTAIEARYYFPREMPVLSQLRFFVNYGNAYIENVADNQQYLRQQSFGLQARIYFKIETPEVLIEPILRVQYDQSLATDNKNFGANIINDNFSISAKGFAPYYPTTGPGSSTGGNGANTGSGLNGGYLASIPGSYYAIEPYRVGVAVPVGFTATSLDENISFYLEPALSFTMIGAKHIYQSSASQNERNSIFGLGYVVYGELYIRPVKSLEWYFEIQTGGVTIADSLKNPSQTSLVFNGKTGLSYYF, encoded by the coding sequence ATGAGAAAATATATATTAAATACAATATTATGTACATGTTTAGTATTTAGTTCTGTTTACGGTTATTTTGGTGCTGATATGAACTTTATTGACTTCTTGGTTCATAGTAATCAATTGAGCGTTAGAACTGATAGATTTGGTATTCTAGCGGGTACAAGTAATGTAAGAGTAGCTGTTGGTATAACAGGTGCAAATAGCTTATCCGATTTAATAATACATAATATAGGTGATATAGGAGGAACAAATGGTGTTATAAGTTTAGTTCCTTCTGTTTTGGCTGGTATAGGTTATGATGCAGGTTTTTGGGGGATAGGGGCAGGTTATGAATTTACTTATAAATCTGATTCATATATGGTTCATACTCCTGTAATAACTGCTACTGTTTTAGATGATGCTCTTAGAATAAATGTACCTGTTTCTATAGGTGTAGGTTCTAAAAGTAAAACAACTGTTGCCGATCTTACAGGTGCTTATGTAGTATCAACTGCTATTGAAGCAAGATATTATTTCCCTAGAGAAATGCCTGTATTAAGTCAATTAAGATTTTTTGTAAACTATGGGAATGCATATATTGAAAATGTTGCAGATAATCAGCAGTATTTAAGACAGCAGTCTTTTGGTTTGCAAGCTAGAATATACTTCAAAATAGAAACTCCTGAAGTATTAATAGAACCTATTTTAAGAGTTCAGTATGATCAATCATTAGCTACAGATAATAAAAACTTTGGAGCAAATATAATAAATGATAATTTCTCTATTTCTGCTAAAGGTTTTGCCCCTTATTATCCTACAACAGGACCTGGAAGTTCTACCGGCGGTAATGGTGCCAATACTGGTTCTGGATTAAATGGAGGATATTTAGCTTCTATTCCTGGATCATATTATGCAATAGAACCTTATAGAGTTGGTGTTGCTGTACCTGTTGGTTTTACTGCTACTTCATTAGATGAAAATATTAGTTTTTATCTTGAACCTGCTTTATCATTTACAATGATAGGAGCTAAGCATATTTACCAGAGTTCTGCTTCACAAAATGAAAGGAATTCCATATTTGGATTAGGATATGTAGTTTATGGAGAATTATATATACGTCCTGTAAAAAGTTTGGAATGGTACTTTGAAATTCAAACTGGTGGTGTAACTATAGCTGATAGTTTAAAAAATCCTAGTCAAACTAGTTTAGTATTCAATGGTAAAACTGGTTTGAGTTATTATTTTTAA
- a CDS encoding polyprenyl synthetase family protein, with translation MNLKEYMNIRLKDINNNIENIFDKSDIELENSFIEMLKYPLDAGGKRLRPVLTLLACELFEGDYKKAVIPAVSLELIHTYSLVHDDLPAMDNDDLRRGKPTTHVKYGEANAILVGDGLLTHAFQLLSKADVKDSTLRKLLFELSYAAGINGMVMGQFIDLYYEEKEINFDMLKVLHAKKTAAMIRGAVRLGAISSENDNDIENITKYGEAIGLAFQIQDDILDVISDNETLGKTVGKDEKEGKLTYVKQFGLEGAKKEAKKVTEKAIEYLNPYKESEAKNILIELANYIIERKS, from the coding sequence ATGAATCTTAAAGAATATATGAATATAAGACTTAAAGATATTAATAATAATATTGAAAATATATTTGACAAAAGCGATATTGAATTAGAAAATAGCTTTATAGAAATGCTTAAATATCCTCTTGATGCAGGCGGTAAAAGATTAAGACCTGTACTTACTTTATTGGCATGCGAACTTTTTGAAGGTGATTATAAAAAAGCTGTAATACCTGCAGTATCATTAGAGCTTATACATACATATTCTTTAGTTCATGATGATTTACCTGCTATGGACAATGATGATTTGAGACGCGGCAAACCTACAACGCATGTTAAATACGGTGAGGCTAATGCTATACTTGTAGGCGACGGACTTCTAACCCATGCTTTTCAGTTACTTTCTAAAGCGGATGTCAAAGACAGCACTTTAAGAAAACTTTTATTTGAATTAAGCTATGCTGCTGGAATTAACGGAATGGTTATGGGACAGTTTATCGATTTATATTACGAAGAGAAAGAAATTAATTTTGATATGCTTAAAGTTCTTCATGCTAAAAAGACAGCTGCTATGATTAGAGGAGCTGTAAGACTTGGGGCGATATCTTCTGAAAACGACAATGATATAGAAAATATAACAAAATACGGTGAAGCTATAGGACTTGCATTTCAGATACAGGACGATATACTTGATGTAATTTCCGACAATGAAACCTTAGGTAAAACTGTAGGTAAAGATGAAAAAGAAGGCAAACTTACATACGTTAAGCAGTTCGGACTTGAAGGAGCCAAAAAAGAGGCAAAAAAGGTAACAGAAAAAGCAATTGAATATTTAAATCCTTATAAAGAGAGCGAAGCTAAAAATATTTTGATAGAATTAGCAAACTATATAATAGAGAGAAAATCTTAA